The Polyangiaceae bacterium genomic interval CGGTCCACCTGCGCGGCGTCCCGCTGCCGCCAGTCCTCCGAGTCCGTCGACCACATGACGACGGTGTGCCCCATGCGCGCGCAGCGAAGCAGCGATCGCAGCGACAGCGCGCCGAAGGGCGGTCGCACGAAGCTCGCACTTGGCACCAGCTCGCGCATGCGCCCGAGCTCGACCTCGAGCTCTCCGTTCAGCGACGGAAACGCGCGATGAGAGAAGCCGTGGCTGCCGAGCTCGTGCCCCCGCGCGAGCATCTCGCTCAGCAGCTCGCGATGCTCGAGGCATTGACGGCCCACGACGAAGAAAGTGCCCTTCGCGCCGTGCTTCTCGAGCACGTCGAGGTAGCGACGAGTGAGGGTGGTAGGACCGTCGTCGAAGGTGAGCGCGATGCGACGTCCGCGGCGTGGTCCGCGGTAGACCAACAATCGATCGGGAATGGCATGGCGCGCGATGAGCCCGAGCAGCCGAGACATCAGGCCGCCTCCCGCTGTGCCAAGACCTCGACCAGCACGTCGTACAGCTGCGCGGCGCTCTGTGCCCAGGAAGGAACGTTCGCGGTCGCTGCCAGCTGCCACGGATCGTGAGTACGCTCGAGCACGCACCGGAGGGCATCCGCGAGGCAGCGCGGCGCGTCCGGAGCCACGAGCTCGCCGAGCATCTTGGAGCTGACGAGCTCCGGAATGCCGCCCACGCGAGTGGCCACCACCGGACGCCCACAGGCCAGGGCCTCGAGCACGACGTTGGGACAGCCTTCGTGCCGACTCGGCAGGGCGAGCACATCGGAGCGCGCGAGCCACTCCGGGATCTCCGTGTGCGGTCTCGCTCCGGCGAAGGTCACGTTCGCCCCCAGCCGAGCGGCCAGCGCGCGTGCTCTCGCCTCCGCCGAGCCCGTGCCCACGATCGAGAGCGTGGCGTCGGCGAGGGAAACGGCACGG includes:
- a CDS encoding polysaccharide deacetylase family protein, with protein sequence MSRLLGLIARHAIPDRLLVYRGPRRGRRIALTFDDGPTTLTRRYLDVLEKHGAKGTFFVVGRQCLEHRELLSEMLARGHELGSHGFSHRAFPSLNGELEVELGRMRELVPSASFVRPPFGALSLRSLLRCARMGHTVVMWSTDSEDWRQRDAAQVDRAVVPRGGDIVLLHEGQAWTLAALERIVSRLSENGYEMVTVGRLLAG